The Daucus carota subsp. sativus chromosome 7, DH1 v3.0, whole genome shotgun sequence genome window below encodes:
- the LOC108194986 gene encoding uncharacterized protein LOC108194986, which yields MYPGMPSTTSNLFTNSANQPNQITHQPIQNIYVNTHAPPPGFAPIQAGFGQNYYNNFEGQPAYSTYINPAYQAQGSQIPNPAGFSFHVGQMTVDAPFYGQGTPAYQYQVQQMRTHDNFVSHQQAPPHGQVQRNHVVQDIPVAQPEYRPIIPETQSRIQWTPELHEAFTRAVEELGGCFNTTPKAILRRMNKNGITGITREQLKSHLQKVRNTAPQNSVLEIPDNEARMTNVTFDSGEFAPVVRNTALQGISDNEPHTIMTNDALDSGEFPRVDEDPTNNQSFGSDFDFEEMLQRFCDGC from the exons ATGTATCCCGGAATGCCTTCGACAACTTCAAACCTTTTCACCAACTCTGCTAATCAACCAAATCAAATAACCCATCAACCCATCCAAAACATTTATGTGAATACACATGCTCCCCCACCAGGTTTTGCACCCATTCAAGCTGGATTTGGTCAAAATTACTATAACAATTTTGAGGGCCAACCAGCTTACAGTACTTACATCAACCCTGCATATCAGGCGCAAGGGTCCCAGATTCCAAACCCCGCAGGTTTCTCCTTCCATGTGGGTCAAATGACCGTCGATGCGCCGTTTTACGGTCAAGGGACTCCTGCCTACCAATATCAGGTTCAACAGATGAGGACTCATGATAATTTCGTGAGTCATCAACAGGCCCCACCTCACGGCCAAGTGCAGAGGAACCATGTTGTGCAGGATATACCGGTTGCGCAGCCAGAGTACCGTCCCATTATTCCAGAGACTCAGTCAAGGATCCAGTGGACCCCGGAGCTACATGAAGCCTTCACCCGTGCGGTGGAGGAGCTTGGCGGCTGTTTCA ATACCACACCCAAGGCCATACTAAGAAGGATGAATAAGAACGGAATAACCGGAATAACCAGAGAACAGCTCAAAAGTCATCTTCAG AAAGTTCGAAACACGGCTCCACAAAACTCTGTTCTTGAAATCCCgg ATAATGAGGCTCGTATGACGAATGTCACATTTGACTCTGGTGAATTTGCACCCGTTGTTCGAAACACGGCTCTACAAGGAATCTCTG ATAATGAGCCTCATACTATCATGACAAATGATGCGCTTGACTCTGGTGAATTTCCACGCGTTGACGAGGATCCAACCAACAATCAGAGCTTTGGCTCTGATTTCGATTTTGAAGAGATGCTTCAGAGATTTTGTGATGGCTGTTAA
- the LOC108194987 gene encoding uncharacterized protein LOC108194987, translating to MGNKWTSEEEAALRKGVSKHGTGKWRKILSDPEFSTALVHRTNVSIKDKWRSLNLARIDSPNANIGHYNESVAFIGEGSGKDGIAQPSTLAIAYESSEDENEKLASRFRKLDDLTDVKLESSNMLEQVQQEREYVSAASDRVKAAVDAEVWRIRHMAEAAMAEAEEAEKEAVEAERLAEEKQSIADELERKLMEKKDRAVL from the exons ATGGGTAATAAGTGGACATCCGAAGAGGAAGCTGCCCTAAGAAAAGGTGtaagtaaacatggtactgggAAATGGCGCAAAATTCTTAGTGATCCTGAGTTCAGCACCGCGTTGGTTCACCGAACCAATGTGAGCATCAAG GACAAGTGGAGATCTCTGAATTTAGCAAGGATTGATTCTCCAAACGCCAATATCGGACACTATAATGAATCTGTGGCTTTTATTGGGGAGGGCAGTGGTAAAGATGGAATTGCTCAACCTAGCACACTGGCCATAGCTTATGAATCATCAGAAGATGAAAATGAGAAACTAGCATCAAG GTTTCGCAAACTGGACGATTTAACTGATGTGAAGCTGGAATCCAGTAATATGCTCGAACAG GTGCAGCAAGAAAGGGAGTATGTTTCAGCAGCCTCAGACAGAGTGAAGGCCGCAGTTGATGCGGAAGTGTGGAGGATTAGGCATATGGCTGAAGCTGCTATGGCAGAGGCTGAAGAAGCAGAAAAAGAGGCGGTAGAGGCTGAACGTCTTGCAGAAGAGAAACAATCTATTGCTGATGAATTAGAAAGAAAATTAATGGAAAAGAAGGATAGAGCTG TTCTATAA
- the LOC108194988 gene encoding single myb histone 5: MLFVLLNGQRTTLPYPLASCVSLKVDILVRVDGSTSLSGIHFLDLGKVVDKDLKAIVKGRIAWSDEEEAAIKDGVSKHGVGKWRIILNDPEFSTTLKLRTNVDLKEMHESNSCAIVNIIASKTGAFTFDDGKLKRLTNAEQPSSSAQNQDKLPPPNLKVYTRRNKKTVTTDGELNKEKLPPPNLKLISERNKRMITSDGTLKEREMEYDATASAGSLQDGVCAEPIRARRMSSGEDSAAVAAALKKAKTATASGEEAEKEAVKVRKQKRRL; encoded by the exons ATGCTCTTTGTGCTTTTGAACGGACAGAGAACAACTCTTCCATACCCTCTCGCATCCTGTGTTTCACT GAAAGTGGATATTCTTGTACGAGTTGATGGTAGTACTAGTTTAAGTGGAATTCACTTTTTAGATTTGGGGAAAGTAGTTGACAAGGACTTAAAAG CTATAGTGAAGGGAAGGATTGCATGGTCAGATGAAGAGGAAGCTGCAATTAAGGATGGAGTATCAAAACACGGTGTTGGAAAATGGCGAATAATTCTTAATGACCCCGAGTTTAGCACTACGTTGAAACTCCGTACAAATGTGGACCTCAAG GAAATGCATGAATCTAATTCATGTGCTATTGTTAATATCATTGCAAGCAAGACAGGTGCATTtac GTTTGATGACGGAAAACTGAAGAGGCTAACCAATGCCGAGCAGCCATCCAGTTCTGCTCAAAATCAG GACAAATTGCCCCCTCCAAACTTGAAGGTGTATACGCGGAGAAACAAAAAAACTGTCACCACTGACGGAGAACTAAACAAG GAGAAATTGCCACCTCCAAACTTGAAGTTGATTTCGGAGAGAAACAAGAGAATGATCACATCAGATGGAACACTAAAAGAG CGAGAAATGGAGTATGATGCGACAGCCTCAGCAGGCAGCCTGCAGGATGGAGTTTGTGCTGAGCCGATAAGGGCAAGGCGGATGAGTAGTGGTGAGGATTCAGCTGCTGTCGCAGCAGCACTTAAAAAGGCCAAAACTGCTACTGCATCTGGTGAGGAAGCCGAAAAGGAGGCTGTAAAGGTGAGGAAGCAGAAAAGGAGGCTGTAA